A region of the Parasteatoda tepidariorum isolate YZ-2023 chromosome 7, CAS_Ptep_4.0, whole genome shotgun sequence genome:
gattaaaaaaataaaaacaacaacatcgagagcttcaaaatttcaacttactTCTGAATgcatattatgtttatttcttgAAGCATATGATATTCTCTGATTTGACCAATTGTAAATGAGCTTATTGCAATGAGCCTAAAAACTGTGAAgctgattaaaaaatactgaagacTTTTTCAATTTACCTGGCGTGTTGCAAATTATCGTCGGTTGTTTGCAAAGAACCGGATCATTTATTTAGCTTACGACGTCCACATTTtcgaactaaaatattaaacaaattatatgaaTCATCCAACAAACACTTATAAGTACTACTCCCTTGCTAGGTTATCCTCAAATGTGCttttgacattaaattttttactaaaacgatattttatagTATACTCTAATAGTTCAATTATTAAGGTGTGATTATTCTCTTTCAATGCCTTCAATTCATTAGTGTCCTCAAAATAGCTAAAATAGCAACTAATATAATTCATAACATAGTCTTTCAAACCACTATCGTACAAATCGGCAACTGTTAACATTTCCAGGGCGTTGTCAGCTGTCAAACTAGACTTTAAGTATTCCACACAAATTCTAACTAATCCGGAAATCTCATACTTATCACCCACAAACAAGAGATCACAAGCCGTTTCGTAATCTAAATCTGTCACCTGACTGCTGTACAagaatttcagcattttttgtaaaacgGGTAACTTCACGTCCGTTAGCACCAGTTCGTTACCTTCGCCTTCGACCATACTGGATTTGAACATGGCTGCGAAAATAGGCGACCTCGCCGACATGACGTTCTTGTGAGCAAGAATTTCTGAAGAATCACATTTTATAGTCACATCTGAAAACGTACCTTCTTCTAACAGAGACAAAAAATCATAAGACAATTGCGCTAACGGATTGTTCTGTATGATGTGTATCTCCGATGAATTAACTTCACCCCCAGTGTTGACCACAACATCGTCAGAATGTGAAATGGACACATTACCTTGGACACACAGTTTCGAGTTTTCGAAAACTATATAAGAAAATTCAGACATTGTTAAGTCCAGTGGTATAGGCAAAGTAGAATCGCCATCAGCTAGATAATTGTTAAAGTCCGTCTTGCTTAACCGTTTGTGCGTGGTCAGGTCGTACAGGGAAACGGTGCCTTCAATTTCGACTGCCCCATCACTGTTGCTTCTTTCCAGCAACAGAATGGCATTTTCTTGCTGACCATAAAACGATTGGtcatatattttagtatgtTCGAACTGCAATAGCCATTCCGTATCTGCCGCAGTACCTAAATGGAATTTCGATACCTTGATAACAGTGCTCGGTGGTTCGTAAGGCAAAACGGGATTTTCTCCATTTCCATACAATGTTCGAATTCTACTCAATTCTAAGTCAACGGTCCATGAAAAAGGTATATCTCCCATTTTTGCTGCTCGGAATGATCACCGAAGAGAAATTTAAACCGAATCTGATGTGAAATTGAAACGAACGCTGTTAAAATGTTTCAGTGAATGACGAAATTATTCTAATCTGGAAAAGTAAACAGTGATTATTTCCTTTAAAGGGACGGGACAGTGAACTTGGCATCTTTCCCAGTttctctttttatcttttttatcgCGTTTCAATTTCGGAAGTTACGACcttgctttttttatgaaaataatattcctAACTGTCCTAACGGAGTAGTTTCACTTTCACTTGACTGTTATTTTTCGcgatttcaattaaataattatagagtTGAGATGAATGGAAAGATCTTTTCTTTAGTCTAACTTTTTGCTCCTCTATTTTACGCacgaataacataaaaaaata
Encoded here:
- the LOC107441027 gene encoding BTB and MATH domain-containing protein 42 encodes the protein MGDIPFSWTVDLELSRIRTLYGNGENPVLPYEPPSTVIKVSKFHLGTAADTEWLLQFEHTKIYDQSFYGQQENAILLLERSNSDGAVEIEGTVSLYDLTTHKRLSKTDFNNYLADGDSTLPIPLDLTMSEFSYIVFENSKLCVQGNVSISHSDDVVVNTGGEVNSSEIHIIQNNPLAQLSYDFLSLLEEGTFSDVTIKCDSSEILAHKNVMSARSPIFAAMFKSSMVEGEGNELVLTDVKLPVLQKMLKFLYSSQVTDLDYETACDLLFVGDKYEISGLVRICVEYLKSSLTADNALEMLTVADLYDSGLKDYVMNYISCYFSYFEDTNELKALKENNHTLIIELLEYTIKYRFSKKFNVKSTFEDNLARE